From the genome of Podospora bellae-mahoneyi strain CBS 112042 chromosome 2, whole genome shotgun sequence:
CGCGGGATGTGGATATAGGGGGTCCAAAAACCTCACCGTATCATATCTGATTTCTTGTCTACTCCCCCACTCCCTCACTCCCTCAGCCTGACCTTCCAAGAGCCCACAGCGAATCAGCACCTGGCATCCTGCCTGGTCGGCCGCGGCACTACACCCACTTTCCCCCGAGGTAGTATtttctctccctcacctcagTCCTTCTCGGCGATAGCCTGTAATCTGTCGTCGATCTCATCCTCTGTAAGTGTCCTGAACCCAGGGTATGTGCCTTCCTTGCCGTCTGGGCGTGGCCCCCCCACAATACCAATCTCAATCTCGGTCTTCTTGAAGTCCATGCTGAGGACCGTGCTCAGTGTTGTGATTgcaagctcaacaacctccttccaATCACCGTCCGCATAATCCCggttcttgagcttcttctcgagATGATTGAGCGCCTCCTGCTGCTTGGGACCCGCAGCTGTGCCCTTGTAACCGATATAGTAACCGGCGGGGTCGCACTTGAATAACTGCGGCCCAAACTCGGAATCGAGGGAGATCAGCGTCACAGCGAGGCCATATGGGCGCATGTATGCCTAGCAAGGATGTCAGCTTCGATATTCCAATATTCCCCTGCCAAGGCAAGTCAATATTTCCCGTCGTCATACCCGTTGAGTGTACACTTGACTGATATTGGCAAGTCTCTTGGCCAGAGCATCGCATGGCATCTCATAGCCAAACTTGTATCTGAACTCGGCCGCTTCTGACTGGGCACGCTGGGAGAACGCTCGCGCATCTGCGATGGAGCCGGTCATGACGCAACCAACCGAGGGCGAGATCTGGAAGATGTGTGTGACGGAAGAAGGGTCGATGAGCTTGTCCTGCACCACGCTGTTAGAGCTGACCGGCTAGGCAGCAGAATATCGGTTGCTTCTGACGTACTGGAACCTTCTTCTGGGACAGGACAACAGCGCAGTCCTTGCCCCTGACGCCAATGGACATGATGTTGGCGGCTGTGATGGCCTTGAAGGCATATTCTGCAGGACATCCCTTTGTCAGTCTCTCTCCTACTCAGACGCAACCAGTCCCCATTTCCAATTCTCTCAACTCTTCGAcggcttcctctccttggttcctcctcgtctactgccctccttctccccttgCCCCTCCCTCTCGGCTATGGCACTTGTACATACCAACTTGGTACAGTCTTCCTTGGTCGGAGAAAATGGTAATGTGTCGGTCGTAACCAGCGTTGCCTGCGCATCAGGTGTTAGCCAGGACCAAAGTGGAGCTCGAAGCTCGCCCGACAGCGTCGCAGCTGGTAATCAACGTACCCGCCATCTTGACCGATGTGAGCTGATGAAAGCTTTATTGAAGGATTGTGTGAGCgaatgggaggaggacgaatCGGTAGATGCGCAATGTCAGAAGATCgggcagtggtggttgtttggtggtggtggtgttggtgttgagcagGCGGCAAGGAGCTTCGTTCGTCGTTGCGGTTGGCCTGGCAGGGAAGCTCCAGCTG
Proteins encoded in this window:
- the SCL1 gene encoding Proteasome subunit YC7alpha/Y8 (protease yscE subunit 7) (BUSCO:EOG092645QN; COG:O; MEROPS:MER0000557; EggNog:ENOG503NUBK), encoding MAGNAGYDRHITIFSDQGRLYQVEYAFKAITAANIMSIGVRGKDCAVVLSQKKVPDKLIDPSSVTHIFQISPSVGCVMTGSIADARAFSQRAQSEAAEFRYKFGYEMPCDALAKRLANISQVYTQRAYMRPYGLAVTLISLDSEFGPQLFKCDPAGYYIGYKGTAAGPKQQEALNHLEKKLKNRDYADGDWKEVVELAITTLSTVLSMDFKKTEIEIGIVGGPRPDGKEGTYPGFRTLTEDEIDDRLQAIAEKD